A single genomic interval of Desulfobotulus mexicanus harbors:
- a CDS encoding MarR family winged helix-turn-helix transcriptional regulator — protein MVFHNDKARDLSREVLVALRRITQAIELHSRQLVRSHGLTGPQLIILEEIARNGEMAVTELARAISLSQATVTGILLRLERQGLISRLRGTRDKRNTLVSVTEKGKAILDEAPPLLQETFVNSLAALPQWEQLMILSSLHHIVHMMQARSIDASPFLVTGPIHNENEARES, from the coding sequence ATGGTTTTCCATAATGATAAGGCAAGGGATCTCTCCAGAGAAGTCCTTGTAGCCCTGCGCCGTATCACCCAGGCCATTGAACTGCATTCCAGGCAACTGGTGAGAAGCCATGGACTCACAGGTCCACAGCTGATTATTCTCGAAGAAATAGCCCGAAACGGTGAGATGGCCGTGACAGAACTGGCAAGGGCCATCAGCCTCAGTCAGGCAACGGTGACTGGTATTCTGCTGCGCCTTGAACGCCAGGGACTCATCTCCCGGCTGCGGGGAACCAGAGATAAGCGCAATACCCTTGTCTCCGTTACGGAAAAAGGAAAAGCCATACTGGACGAGGCCCCTCCCCTGCTGCAGGAAACCTTTGTAAACAGCCTTGCAGCCCTTCCCCAGTGGGAGCAGCTCATGATCCTGTCCAGCCTGCATCACATCGTTCATATGATGCAGGCCAGAAGTATTGATGCTTCTCCCTTTCTCGTTACGGGTCCCATCCACAATGAAAATGAGGCCAGAGAATCTTAA